Proteins encoded by one window of Candidatus Poribacteria bacterium:
- a CDS encoding SLC13/DASS family transporter: MDAETDPRAERTVVREVLSEKEERFERLRRRVGIIAAPVAFFVVYALTAPWLPPDGSRLSGVLGCVLVLWITEALPMPVTAMLGPALCVLLGVTDAKTALAPFADPIIFLFIGSFMLAQAMMRHRLDKRFVLAILSLKPVAKSPLRLLATLGFVAALVSMWVSNTATAAMMLPIALGLLRALDEMRQSEGFPGNRINAADMLLMVAYAASIGGIGTPVGSPPNLIGIGLIRRLAGVDIGFFQWMMLGVSMSAVMYLVLIFLLMGPRAKTSMVFDPSRLRAYLDGERNALGRWTRGQANTLFAFLVTVVLWVTPGILELVLGKEHPVTAALTGHLPEGIAALVGACLLFVLPVDLKAGRFTLDWDEAAQIDWGTILLFGGGLSLGGLMFSKGVAEALSGAITSVLGVESVWSLTAVAIALAIVISETTSNTASANMVIPLIIALALSIGVNPVPPALGACLGSSYGFMLPVSTPPNAIVYGSRLVPIRAMVRAGVLFDIAGFIIIWIGLRVLCPLMGWA; the protein is encoded by the coding sequence ATGGATGCTGAAACCGACCCACGCGCCGAGCGGACCGTCGTCCGCGAGGTCCTGTCCGAGAAGGAGGAGCGGTTCGAGCGACTGCGCCGCCGAGTGGGTATCATCGCTGCGCCGGTCGCGTTCTTCGTCGTCTACGCGCTGACCGCTCCGTGGCTCCCGCCGGATGGTTCCCGGCTGAGCGGCGTGCTCGGCTGCGTGCTCGTCCTATGGATCACCGAAGCCCTGCCGATGCCCGTCACGGCGATGTTGGGACCCGCGCTTTGCGTCCTGCTCGGCGTGACGGACGCCAAGACGGCGCTGGCTCCCTTCGCCGACCCGATCATCTTTCTGTTCATCGGAAGCTTCATGCTGGCGCAGGCGATGATGCGCCATCGCCTGGACAAGCGGTTCGTGCTGGCGATCCTGTCGCTGAAGCCTGTCGCCAAGAGCCCGCTCCGATTGCTCGCGACGCTGGGGTTCGTCGCCGCGCTCGTCTCGATGTGGGTCAGCAACACGGCGACGGCGGCGATGATGCTCCCCATCGCGCTGGGACTCCTTCGCGCGCTCGACGAGATGCGCCAATCCGAAGGTTTCCCAGGGAACCGGATCAACGCGGCGGACATGCTGCTGATGGTCGCCTACGCGGCTTCCATCGGCGGCATCGGAACGCCGGTCGGCTCCCCGCCGAATCTCATCGGCATCGGACTGATCCGTCGGCTCGCGGGCGTCGATATCGGGTTCTTCCAGTGGATGATGCTCGGCGTGTCGATGAGCGCTGTCATGTATCTCGTCCTCATCTTCCTGTTGATGGGTCCACGCGCCAAGACGTCGATGGTGTTCGATCCGTCGCGGCTGAGGGCGTATCTGGACGGCGAGCGGAACGCGCTGGGTCGATGGACGCGCGGGCAGGCGAACACGCTCTTCGCGTTCCTCGTGACGGTCGTTCTGTGGGTCACGCCGGGAATCCTGGAGCTCGTCTTGGGCAAGGAGCATCCCGTCACAGCGGCGCTGACGGGACATCTGCCCGAAGGGATCGCGGCGTTGGTTGGGGCGTGCCTGCTGTTCGTCCTGCCGGTGGACCTGAAGGCGGGGCGGTTCACGCTCGACTGGGACGAGGCGGCTCAGATCGACTGGGGGACGATCCTGCTGTTCGGCGGGGGATTGAGCCTCGGCGGATTGATGTTCTCGAAGGGCGTCGCCGAGGCGTTGAGCGGCGCGATCACGAGCGTTCTCGGGGTCGAGTCGGTGTGGAGCCTGACGGCGGTTGCCATCGCGCTGGCGATCGTCATCAGCGAGACGACGTCGAACACGGCGTCGGCGAACATGGTGATTCCGTTGATCATCGCGCTGGCGCTGTCGATCGGGGTGAACCCGGTTCCGCCGGCGTTGGGGGCTTGCTTGGGTTCGAGCTACGGCTTCATGCTGCCGGTGTCGACGCCGCCGAACGCGATCGTCTACGGGTCGCGTCTGGTGCCGATCCGCGCGATGGTCCGGGCAGGAGTGCTGTTCGACATCGCGGGCTTCATCATCATCTGGATCGGCTTGCGGGTGCTCTGCCCGCTGATGGGCTGGGCGTGA
- a CDS encoding peptidase M48 has protein sequence MLRSLHLPLNFCLALSFLIVAAGCNPVRNLNILDTQDEATLGEQFDQEIAQKATLVTDTRITSYVEDLTQRLAKVCKRRDVAYRSRVVESEEINAFAVPGGYVYVNIGLIRAAKNESELAGVIGHEIGHVVGRHGAKQLSKQYGIEILVKMVTGSDPTLTEQIVGTMLNVGATGLLLKYSREDESQADSLGVQNLYDAGLDPNGLANFFETLLTEEGGGRTTKLEQMLSTHPPTGDRIRKARAQIAKLPPRSDLETDSARFRQVQAVLPPPQEDRQTR, from the coding sequence ATGCTCCGCAGCCTCCATCTCCCGCTGAACTTCTGCCTGGCGCTCTCGTTTCTCATCGTGGCCGCCGGATGCAATCCCGTCCGCAACCTGAACATCCTGGACACGCAGGACGAGGCGACGCTCGGCGAACAGTTCGACCAGGAGATCGCCCAGAAGGCGACCCTCGTCACCGACACCCGCATCACGAGCTACGTCGAGGACCTGACCCAGCGGCTCGCGAAGGTCTGCAAGCGGCGCGATGTCGCCTATCGCTCGCGCGTCGTCGAGTCGGAAGAGATCAACGCCTTCGCGGTTCCCGGCGGCTACGTCTACGTGAACATCGGCTTGATCCGCGCCGCTAAGAACGAGTCGGAACTCGCCGGGGTCATCGGGCACGAGATCGGTCACGTCGTCGGACGGCACGGAGCCAAGCAGCTCAGCAAGCAGTACGGCATCGAAATCCTCGTCAAGATGGTAACCGGCAGCGACCCGACCCTCACGGAACAGATCGTCGGAACCATGCTGAACGTCGGCGCGACCGGGCTGCTCCTGAAATACAGCCGCGAAGACGAGTCCCAAGCGGACTCCCTCGGCGTGCAGAACCTCTACGACGCCGGGCTCGACCCCAACGGGCTCGCCAACTTCTTCGAGACGCTCCTGACCGAAGAGGGAGGAGGCAGAACCACCAAGCTGGAGCAGATGCTCTCGACCCATCCGCCAACCGGAGATCGGATCCGCAAAGCCCGCGCGCAGATCGCCAAGCTGCCGCCGCGCTCAGACCTGGAAACCGACAGCGCGCGGTTCCGCCAAGTCCAGGCGGTTCTGCCGCCACCCCAAGAGGATCGCCAGACCCGATGA
- a CDS encoding AAA family ATPase — protein MSSENRPPTPEELQQDLAEFLRKKYGGNVQLGVQVQAHPVSTEPEDDDRKQRALSFDMKPKEVKAYLDRFIIGQEDAKRALAIAICDHYNHIRDCERDPKLRDVDFSKQNVLMVGPTGVGKTYLVRTLAKLVGVPFVKADATKFSETGYVGGNVEDLIRDLVTQADGDAELAQYGIVYLDEVDKIATPTNVIGRDVSGRGVQMNLLKLMEETDVDLRSPFDPASQMQAALELQQKGKIEKPTVNTRYILFIVSGAFTGLADIVKRRMSKTTLGFGGNIDRAEDQDYASRANSEDFVKFGFEPEFIGRLPVHVFCHDLSVDQLYDILKNSEGSLIRQYERAFQAYDIQIIFEDEGLYEIARQAHAEKTGARGLMTVCERVFRDFKFELPSSDVTAFVVHRELAENPKETLERLLNDDEYRKRSTVDYEVQRFAEKFQREHGIQLRFQDDAVDAVCERAVADGLETLNVLRSLFSDYGHGLSLIRRNTGQTAFTVDRGVIADADGTLSEWIRQSYAEQPKSV, from the coding sequence ATGAGCTCGGAAAACCGCCCGCCGACACCCGAAGAGCTTCAGCAGGACCTCGCCGAGTTCCTCCGCAAGAAGTACGGCGGGAACGTCCAGCTCGGCGTCCAAGTGCAGGCGCATCCCGTCTCGACGGAACCCGAGGACGATGACCGCAAGCAGCGCGCCCTGAGCTTCGACATGAAGCCCAAAGAGGTCAAAGCCTACCTCGACCGCTTCATCATCGGGCAGGAGGACGCCAAGCGCGCCCTCGCCATCGCCATCTGCGACCACTACAACCACATCCGCGACTGCGAACGCGATCCGAAGCTCCGCGACGTCGACTTCTCCAAGCAGAACGTCCTCATGGTGGGACCCACCGGCGTCGGAAAGACCTACCTCGTCCGCACCCTCGCCAAACTCGTCGGGGTTCCCTTCGTCAAGGCGGACGCGACGAAGTTCAGCGAGACGGGATACGTCGGCGGCAACGTCGAAGACCTCATCCGCGACCTGGTCACTCAAGCCGACGGCGACGCCGAGCTCGCCCAGTACGGCATCGTCTATCTCGATGAGGTGGACAAGATCGCCACGCCCACGAACGTCATCGGGCGCGACGTCAGCGGACGCGGCGTCCAGATGAACCTCCTCAAGCTGATGGAGGAGACGGACGTCGATCTCCGGTCACCGTTCGATCCGGCGAGCCAGATGCAGGCGGCGCTGGAGCTCCAGCAGAAGGGCAAGATCGAAAAGCCCACCGTCAACACGCGCTACATCCTCTTCATCGTCAGCGGCGCGTTCACGGGTCTGGCGGATATCGTCAAGCGCCGGATGAGCAAGACGACCCTCGGCTTCGGCGGGAACATCGACCGCGCGGAGGATCAGGACTACGCGAGCCGCGCCAACTCCGAGGACTTCGTCAAGTTCGGGTTCGAGCCGGAGTTCATCGGACGGTTGCCCGTCCACGTCTTCTGCCACGACCTGTCGGTCGATCAGCTCTACGACATTCTGAAGAACTCCGAAGGCAGCCTCATCCGACAGTACGAACGCGCGTTCCAGGCGTATGACATCCAAATCATCTTCGAGGACGAGGGGCTCTACGAGATCGCCCGCCAGGCGCACGCCGAAAAGACCGGCGCGCGCGGACTGATGACCGTCTGCGAGCGGGTCTTCCGGGACTTCAAGTTCGAGCTGCCCTCGTCGGACGTGACCGCCTTCGTCGTCCACCGGGAGCTTGCCGAGAACCCGAAGGAGACTCTCGAACGCCTCCTCAACGACGACGAGTACCGCAAACGCTCGACGGTCGATTACGAAGTGCAGCGGTTCGCGGAGAAGTTCCAGCGCGAACACGGCATCCAACTGCGGTTCCAGGACGACGCCGTGGACGCCGTCTGCGAGCGCGCGGTCGCCGACGGCTTGGAGACGCTCAACGTACTCCGCAGCCTCTTCTCGGACTACGGTCACGGGCTGAGCCTCATCCGGCGGAACACGGGGCAGACGGCGTTCACGGTGGATCGCGGCGTCATCGCCGACGCCGACGGCACGCTCAGCGAGTGGATCCGGCAGTCCTACGCGGAGCAGCCCAAGTCGGTGTGA
- a CDS encoding VWA domain-containing protein encodes MIPSLAHRARGGRRRHVAGATRSACGEWRNEVTSRFETRVTIGHVYDGICGELDVQLRTRRYERGGSCRLGLRTRQMAAWIALLWLGVTVAIAQTAGVPSAIPSWTESDVALVLDASASMDTVDPRNRRLEAIQKVLAGLGEHDRVTFVRLTATPQALIPMTPVTDSNRPALLAAARSAVVTDPLAAGDLTRGVEEAARTIEADPRPDAMRSIIVLFSADMPPDIAEVQKEEFRGLLETVRAARMNVYAVAVGPSARRAQALTAIIGRRSARAVDRGEDIGAVLSEMLVAVQGVSSATNTTQVAVGQEFEETISVPTQVEQFQVDVFSLPDVSGMVPTSVILTGPNGVRISPAYEGTDGAIFRVPSPAAGAWKYRVTVARATSVQHLIAMNSGLQVVTYYPSLARLRERTPLYFGIRAPEGAVTRSRFRIAGRVYRVVSAEVTVQEPDGALRTLSKPTTERSRRSPLIGEFGVDFVARKPGEHIVRAMVRVRRGEERFLIEKSETIRAVEDPGEVPLLSLRAPEGGVLYSVTDSQSEGARDLEIVAQVTEQGSATPSPYMLGRFVLARVEYASSLQPSAGGGEGYDLAGERELIGSRSGGTVLLLPDMTVANTVQYTFPGRLASDSSRIFLSKPGYYRVTLMDSGAYRIDQSRGEVTLRAGRRDKSPMLVAIVAIGGFLVLLGGIFYVLVERGAFAVLPPVVAVAPATDVLIEEERFDFIDPMSDAAFLGPLVIPYEIVVYDKGILTNYTMLEHDSLVGANYVVKVLHGKTYLNGAPLDDSLDIHMMPLDKFSIGNFLTRIVGIETPVLLIQFEVENTGGYQVVNAYTEDGHSRWTLTRPASERVPPTTGSELRPDFTGFGHMLIGRDEAFCMRHPTHIPLFHPSVGEPHARLAKIVFKNGAIAYGIEAIKGNVYVNDRRLDPGESVEEFHTGTTLGIGQTKLKMTWTDADPLHPVLEVLEAPAAEPMPLGSAGLGAAAEEAAPSASPDQSLDDLFGEAAAAPSDDSASASLDDLMGLGPSDEHESETAEELSDELDDIDALVAEHEAAPASAPQAAPAPPSAPSEAVASLDDLFGAPAEAAAEQPAAPVAETPPASAPEVAAPASQAPAPSVTQETTSLDDLFAAPVPPPQPAETAPIPEVVAELLDPADAEQALTDSWTATDESDLDFSVVLVDFEQALAEPGNEGIVMQAAGAIQSQFGEAAQIGRLDSQRLIVLLPSVPEPEAVEAAEAIRAVIDASLSADAGGKVLYGVSSRSESGSDDADGFVQALQGAMQEAETAGGRAIVVHGQAE; translated from the coding sequence ATGATTCCGAGCCTAGCGCATCGAGCGAGAGGCGGACGACGCAGGCATGTTGCAGGCGCGACGCGGAGCGCTTGCGGCGAGTGGCGCAACGAGGTAACATCACGGTTTGAGACTCGAGTGACGATTGGTCATGTCTACGACGGGATTTGTGGGGAACTGGACGTGCAGTTGAGAACACGTCGCTATGAGCGAGGGGGTTCCTGTCGTCTGGGACTCCGGACTCGGCAGATGGCGGCATGGATCGCTCTGCTGTGGCTCGGGGTAACGGTTGCCATCGCCCAGACAGCGGGTGTTCCGTCGGCGATCCCCTCGTGGACGGAATCGGATGTTGCGCTCGTCCTCGACGCGTCGGCGTCCATGGACACGGTGGACCCCAGGAATCGACGCCTCGAGGCGATCCAAAAGGTCCTGGCGGGCTTGGGCGAGCATGACCGGGTGACGTTCGTACGGCTGACGGCGACTCCCCAAGCGCTCATCCCGATGACTCCGGTGACGGACTCGAATCGCCCCGCGCTCCTCGCTGCGGCAAGGAGCGCCGTCGTGACCGATCCCCTCGCAGCGGGAGATTTGACCCGGGGCGTCGAGGAAGCCGCGCGCACCATCGAAGCAGATCCGCGTCCAGATGCGATGCGGTCCATCATCGTTCTCTTCAGTGCGGATATGCCCCCCGACATCGCGGAGGTCCAGAAAGAAGAGTTCCGTGGGCTCCTCGAGACGGTTCGAGCGGCGCGGATGAACGTCTACGCCGTCGCCGTAGGACCGAGCGCTCGACGGGCCCAAGCGCTGACGGCGATCATCGGTAGGCGTTCCGCCAGAGCCGTCGATCGCGGCGAGGACATCGGCGCGGTGCTGAGCGAAATGCTTGTCGCCGTCCAGGGAGTCTCCAGCGCGACGAACACGACTCAGGTCGCCGTCGGGCAGGAGTTCGAGGAAACGATCTCCGTCCCGACGCAGGTGGAGCAGTTCCAGGTCGATGTGTTCTCGCTGCCCGATGTTTCCGGGATGGTTCCGACGAGTGTCATCCTCACCGGTCCCAATGGCGTCCGAATCTCTCCGGCGTACGAGGGAACCGACGGCGCGATCTTCCGCGTCCCCTCGCCGGCGGCTGGCGCGTGGAAGTACCGCGTCACCGTCGCGCGCGCCACGTCCGTGCAGCATCTGATCGCGATGAACAGCGGTCTACAGGTGGTCACGTACTATCCGTCGTTGGCGCGGCTGCGTGAGCGCACGCCGCTCTATTTCGGCATCCGGGCGCCGGAAGGCGCGGTCACACGCTCGCGGTTCCGAATCGCGGGACGCGTGTATCGCGTGGTCAGCGCCGAGGTGACGGTGCAGGAACCCGACGGAGCCCTTCGGACGCTCAGCAAACCGACGACGGAGCGGAGCCGTCGTTCCCCGCTGATCGGCGAGTTCGGCGTCGACTTCGTGGCTCGGAAGCCTGGCGAGCACATCGTCCGGGCGATGGTGCGCGTCCGCCGAGGCGAGGAACGCTTCCTCATCGAGAAGTCCGAGACCATCCGCGCCGTAGAAGACCCCGGCGAGGTCCCGCTCTTGTCGCTTCGCGCCCCGGAAGGCGGCGTGCTGTATTCCGTCACGGACTCGCAATCCGAGGGCGCACGCGACCTCGAGATCGTCGCGCAGGTGACGGAGCAGGGCTCGGCGACCCCATCGCCCTACATGCTGGGCAGGTTCGTGCTGGCGCGCGTCGAGTACGCGTCGAGCCTCCAACCGTCGGCGGGCGGCGGGGAGGGCTACGACCTCGCCGGCGAACGTGAGCTCATCGGCAGCCGGTCCGGGGGCACGGTCCTGCTGCTGCCCGACATGACCGTCGCGAACACCGTGCAGTACACCTTCCCAGGACGGCTCGCCTCCGACAGCAGCCGCATCTTCCTCAGCAAGCCGGGCTACTACCGGGTCACGCTGATGGACAGCGGCGCGTACCGCATCGACCAGAGTCGGGGCGAAGTGACGCTGCGCGCGGGGCGCCGCGACAAGAGCCCGATGCTGGTCGCTATTGTCGCGATCGGCGGGTTCCTCGTGCTGTTGGGGGGCATCTTCTACGTGCTGGTCGAGCGCGGGGCGTTCGCGGTTCTTCCGCCCGTCGTTGCGGTCGCGCCCGCAACGGACGTCCTCATCGAGGAGGAGCGATTCGATTTTATCGACCCGATGTCGGACGCGGCGTTCCTCGGGCCCCTCGTCATCCCATACGAGATCGTGGTCTACGACAAGGGCATCCTGACGAATTACACGATGCTGGAACACGACAGCCTGGTGGGCGCGAACTATGTCGTCAAGGTACTTCATGGCAAGACGTATCTGAACGGCGCTCCGCTCGACGACTCGCTCGACATCCACATGATGCCGCTGGACAAATTCAGCATCGGCAACTTCCTGACGAGGATCGTCGGTATCGAGACGCCCGTCCTGCTGATCCAGTTCGAGGTGGAGAACACGGGCGGCTACCAAGTCGTCAACGCGTATACCGAAGACGGGCACTCGCGCTGGACGTTGACCCGTCCCGCCAGTGAGCGCGTTCCGCCCACGACCGGTTCGGAGCTCCGACCCGACTTCACCGGATTCGGTCACATGCTGATCGGGCGCGACGAAGCGTTCTGTATGCGCCATCCGACCCATATACCGCTATTCCATCCAAGCGTCGGCGAGCCGCACGCCCGACTGGCGAAGATCGTCTTCAAGAACGGAGCCATCGCCTACGGTATCGAAGCGATCAAGGGCAACGTGTATGTCAACGACCGGCGACTCGATCCGGGCGAATCGGTCGAAGAGTTCCACACCGGCACGACACTTGGGATCGGACAGACCAAACTCAAGATGACCTGGACGGATGCGGATCCGCTCCATCCCGTGTTGGAGGTCCTGGAAGCTCCCGCCGCTGAGCCCATGCCGCTCGGTTCCGCCGGCTTGGGCGCCGCGGCTGAGGAAGCTGCGCCGAGCGCTTCTCCGGATCAGAGCCTCGATGACCTGTTTGGCGAGGCGGCTGCCGCGCCGTCCGACGACAGCGCCTCGGCTTCGCTGGACGATCTGATGGGATTGGGACCCAGCGATGAGCACGAGTCGGAGACGGCGGAGGAGTTGTCGGACGAGCTTGACGATATCGATGCCTTAGTCGCCGAGCACGAGGCTGCCCCGGCGAGCGCTCCCCAGGCGGCTCCCGCGCCGCCCTCAGCGCCGTCGGAAGCTGTCGCGTCGCTCGACGATCTGTTTGGCGCTCCGGCTGAGGCGGCTGCCGAGCAACCCGCCGCGCCGGTAGCGGAAACGCCGCCCGCATCGGCTCCTGAAGTGGCTGCGCCGGCTTCCCAGGCTCCTGCACCGAGCGTGACGCAAGAGACGACCTCGCTCGACGATCTGTTCGCGGCTCCCGTGCCGCCTCCGCAGCCCGCCGAGACGGCGCCCATCCCCGAGGTGGTCGCGGAGTTGCTCGATCCTGCCGACGCCGAACAGGCGTTGACGGACTCGTGGACGGCGACGGACGAGTCGGATCTGGACTTCTCGGTCGTCCTCGTGGACTTCGAGCAGGCTCTGGCTGAGCCGGGCAATGAAGGCATCGTGATGCAGGCGGCTGGGGCGATCCAGTCGCAGTTCGGAGAAGCCGCCCAGATCGGGCGTCTGGACAGCCAGAGGCTGATCGTGTTGCTTCCTAGCGTGCCGGAACCGGAAGCGGTCGAAGCCGCCGAAGCGATTCGGGCGGTGATCGACGCATCGCTTTCAGCCGATGCGGGCGGCAAGGTTCTTTACGGCGTGTCATCACGGAGCGAGAGCGGTTCGGACGACGCGGACGGTTTCGTCCAAGCGTTGCAGGGCGCGATGCAGGAGGCAGAGACCGCAGGGGGGCGTGCCATCGTTGTCCATGGACAGGCGGAGTGA
- the flhB gene encoding flagellar biosynthesis protein FlhB — MADKQERTEEASPRKREEARQEGQLARSQEIPMAMGLLAALLSLRIGAKAMLETFERITQFYLRIMGQWAGEDISIVRVQRMTGNGFEFLVQLMAPLFIALFVTGIASNMIQTGPFIGFKPLQPKLSRISLARGFGALFSQRSIAETMKSLVKVSVLSILAWRIIASQLRDLMSLPQAGWEPVLGVMVGLVYRLALMMVVVFIILALADLLYQRWQYSQNLKMSKEEVKEEVKQYEGDPQVKARIRSIQRDLARRRMMKDVPKASVVITNPHEIAVALQYERETMNAPKVVAKGERLIAAKIKEIARANNVPVVEDRPLARALFKETPLGSEVASHFYKAIAEILAYVYRMRRPRRALEPRPEPRPAPSPQAAAGGS; from the coding sequence ATGGCGGACAAACAAGAACGCACCGAAGAAGCATCGCCTAGAAAACGGGAAGAAGCCCGCCAAGAAGGTCAACTGGCGCGCAGCCAGGAGATCCCCATGGCGATGGGTCTCCTGGCGGCTCTGTTGAGCCTGCGCATCGGCGCCAAGGCGATGCTCGAGACGTTTGAGCGGATCACGCAGTTCTACCTGCGCATCATGGGGCAGTGGGCAGGCGAGGACATCTCGATCGTGCGCGTCCAGCGGATGACCGGCAACGGCTTCGAGTTCCTCGTCCAACTGATGGCTCCGCTGTTCATCGCGCTGTTCGTGACCGGCATCGCGTCGAACATGATCCAGACAGGCCCCTTCATCGGGTTCAAGCCGCTGCAGCCGAAGCTGAGCCGCATCTCGCTCGCTCGCGGGTTCGGGGCGCTCTTCTCGCAACGAAGCATCGCCGAGACGATGAAGTCGCTCGTCAAGGTGAGCGTTCTCTCCATTCTCGCGTGGCGGATCATCGCCAGTCAGCTTCGCGACCTGATGAGCCTTCCGCAGGCGGGTTGGGAACCGGTGCTGGGCGTCATGGTCGGGTTGGTCTACCGGCTGGCGCTGATGATGGTCGTCGTGTTCATCATCTTGGCTCTTGCCGACTTGCTCTACCAGCGCTGGCAGTACAGTCAGAACCTCAAGATGAGCAAGGAAGAGGTCAAGGAAGAGGTCAAGCAGTACGAAGGCGACCCGCAGGTCAAAGCCCGCATTCGCTCGATCCAGCGCGACTTGGCGCGACGCCGGATGATGAAGGACGTGCCGAAAGCGTCGGTCGTCATCACGAACCCGCACGAGATCGCCGTCGCCCTGCAGTACGAGCGCGAGACGATGAACGCCCCGAAGGTCGTCGCCAAAGGCGAACGGCTCATCGCGGCGAAGATCAAGGAGATCGCGCGGGCGAACAACGTTCCCGTCGTCGAGGATCGACCCCTGGCGCGCGCCCTGTTCAAGGAGACGCCGCTGGGCAGCGAAGTCGCCAGCCACTTCTACAAGGCGATCGCGGAGATCCTGGCGTACGTCTACCGAATGCGTCGTCCGCGTCGCGCGCTGGAGCCACGCCCGGAACCGCGCCCGGCTCCATCGCCCCAAGCCGCCGCTGGCGGCTCCTGA
- the flhF gene encoding flagellar biosynthesis protein FlhF: MIVRRYHGASTDEAVARAHEDLGALAVILLTKRTELGVEVVAAVDTTAAGASRQPEATTVRTGDAPASARTEWTRTQLARARSGYKSSAVRAPQVDPDTTTSPVVARARREQAQRAYGVATPSETRTRTPAIQLLRDRLSEQEVEEAVIQTFIRELGESHLEPSANMDTVREAVRRGIDKHLKVAGEIRTQEASHLIAFVGPTGVGKTTTIAKLAARYHLQEKRPVRLVSVDTYRIAGADQLRTYARILGVPCDVAATPQGLAEIRQQAPRGEMLFLDTPGRSPRNSQQLAELRHLLDAAEPSETHLVVSSTTRLADLWEIARGFHALDPNRLIFTKLDESASYGNIVNFSYHQRLPLAYFTTGQTVPDDIEAASPDRLAQLLLRTRRLRYA, encoded by the coding sequence ATGATCGTCCGTCGCTATCACGGCGCGTCCACTGACGAGGCGGTAGCCCGAGCCCACGAGGACTTGGGTGCACTCGCCGTCATCCTGCTGACGAAGCGGACAGAGCTGGGCGTCGAGGTCGTCGCGGCGGTCGACACGACCGCTGCGGGGGCTTCTCGGCAACCGGAAGCGACGACCGTCCGAACGGGCGACGCACCCGCGAGTGCTCGGACGGAGTGGACCCGGACGCAGTTGGCTCGCGCCCGAAGCGGCTATAAGTCTTCGGCGGTTCGCGCTCCACAGGTAGACCCTGATACGACGACTTCGCCGGTCGTCGCGCGGGCGCGACGAGAGCAGGCGCAGCGCGCCTATGGAGTTGCGACGCCCAGCGAGACCCGAACGCGCACGCCCGCGATCCAGCTTCTGCGCGACCGTCTGAGCGAGCAGGAGGTCGAGGAGGCGGTCATCCAGACGTTCATCCGCGAGCTGGGAGAGTCGCACCTAGAGCCTTCCGCCAACATGGATACGGTTCGCGAGGCGGTGCGGCGCGGCATCGACAAGCACCTCAAGGTCGCCGGCGAGATCCGCACGCAGGAAGCATCGCATCTCATCGCGTTCGTGGGACCGACAGGAGTCGGCAAAACGACGACGATCGCCAAGCTCGCGGCTCGGTATCACCTGCAGGAGAAGCGCCCCGTCCGGCTCGTCAGCGTGGACACCTACCGGATCGCCGGGGCGGATCAACTGCGGACCTACGCCAGAATCCTCGGCGTGCCGTGCGATGTCGCCGCGACGCCGCAAGGCTTGGCGGAGATCCGACAGCAGGCTCCGCGCGGCGAAATGCTCTTTCTCGACACGCCGGGCAGGAGCCCGAGGAATTCGCAGCAGCTTGCGGAACTCCGCCATCTGCTCGATGCGGCGGAACCGAGCGAAACACATCTGGTGGTCAGCAGCACGACGCGTCTCGCCGACCTCTGGGAGATCGCGCGCGGGTTCCACGCGCTGGACCCCAACCGGCTCATCTTCACGAAGCTGGACGAATCCGCGAGCTACGGCAACATCGTCAACTTCTCGTATCACCAACGTCTTCCGCTCGCCTATTTCACGACGGGCCAGACCGTTCCCGATGATATCGAGGCGGCGTCGCCCGACCGTCTGGCGCAGCTCCTACTTCGAACGCGCCGACTTCGGTACGCCTAG
- the fliR gene encoding flagellar biosynthetic protein FliR has translation MNLLDVSTLSAFMLVLFRLSALMLTAPIFGDAVIPARARVGLAFVLALVVFPLLPWNQFQAPTSSVAYGVLIFRELLVGITIGYAARAVFAGIQTAGQVISFQMGLALATTFDPNSGVQNTVVATMYYWAALMVFLAVNGHYFVLMGVVNSYNAIGFGQATFDGNVLLVIIQFLGDIFKVAIQVSAPVTVVLFFTNALLAILGRAMPQMHIFLVGLPVTIGLGFLVLALSTGGVIALFPSLFEKLYEDITLLLRALGA, from the coding sequence ATGAACCTCCTCGACGTCTCGACGCTCTCGGCGTTCATGCTGGTGCTCTTCCGGCTGAGCGCCCTGATGCTCACCGCCCCGATCTTCGGAGACGCCGTGATTCCGGCGCGGGCGCGGGTCGGTTTGGCGTTCGTCCTGGCGCTCGTCGTGTTCCCGCTGCTGCCGTGGAACCAGTTCCAGGCGCCGACATCGTCGGTTGCGTACGGCGTTCTGATCTTCCGCGAGCTCTTGGTGGGCATCACGATTGGATACGCGGCGCGCGCCGTGTTCGCTGGGATTCAGACGGCGGGACAGGTCATCAGCTTTCAGATGGGTCTGGCGCTGGCGACAACGTTCGACCCGAATTCCGGCGTCCAAAACACCGTTGTCGCCACGATGTACTACTGGGCGGCGCTCATGGTGTTCCTCGCCGTCAACGGGCATTACTTCGTTCTCATGGGCGTCGTGAACAGTTACAATGCTATCGGGTTCGGGCAAGCGACATTCGATGGGAATGTGCTTCTCGTCATCATCCAATTCCTGGGTGACATCTTCAAAGTCGCCATCCAGGTCAGCGCTCCGGTAACGGTCGTGCTGTTTTTCACCAACGCGTTGCTGGCGATTCTGGGCAGGGCGATGCCGCAGATGCACATCTTCCTGGTGGGTCTGCCGGTGACGATCGGACTAGGGTTCCTGGTACTGGCGTTGTCTACGGGCGGGGTGATCGCCCTGTTCCCGTCGCTGTTCGAGAAGCTTTACGAGGACATCACGCTCCTCCTGCGCGCCCTGGGGGCGTAG